The following coding sequences lie in one Oryza brachyantha chromosome 10, ObraRS2, whole genome shotgun sequence genomic window:
- the LOC102704647 gene encoding AT-rich interactive domain-containing protein 4-like, producing the protein MHPIHFRSGSQVNSTMLAVLCGKVGKSAVPEAERPRPSYPFPELISSGRLKVHTLINPTVDEFLEAQRALQPRLMYLQGQQLENEEEIGTLVWGDADVSDPQMFSSLIRLPFPAIVYLEVPTGENLAQSLQSKGISYVIYWRNSFSSYAASHFRHALMSVVQSSCSHAWDAFQLAHASFRLYCARNNDVEGIARGPYLLGDAPNINTFPLESEMAEEEGSSEHFPDIKIYDEDVNMKLLICGPPSTLDACLLGSLEDGLSALLNIEVRWCILQDRVSATPPLHVGTLPRRVVTMRCDITTSSSSHISLLVSGNVRTLFDDQLLENRIKKEIIEKRQLVRAILVSADGKTSSAEPLTSMSVACGASTFEVWMTLPKWAAQVLKYLAQEISYKSLVALGIACINGTPVCSFDRQDVDRILFGANQHNDEPAVHGLYSHPPRWSATLAKDRLKGSQGPKPAR; encoded by the exons ATGCATCCGATCCATTTCCGGAGCGGCTCACAGGTGAATTCCACGATGCTTGCAGTGCTGTGCGGGAAGGTAGGCAAGAGTGCTGTGCCGGAGGCGGAGCGGCCGCGACCATCATACCCTTTCCCGGAGCTGATCTCGTCCGGGAGGTTGAAG GTGCACACGCTTATCAATCCCACGGTAGATGAATTTCTGGAGGCGCAACGGGCTTTGCAGCCCAGGTTGATGTACCTCCAGGGTCAGCAGCTTGAGAACGAGGAAGAAATTGGGACACTTGTCTGGGGTGATGCTGATGTATCTGATCCACAGATGTTTAGCTCACTCATTCGCCTGCCATTTCCTGCCATA GTTTATTTGGAAGTTCCTACTGGGGAAAACCTTGCTCAATCTCTTCAGTCAAAG GGGATTTCATATGTTATATATTGGAGAAATTCATTTTCATCCTATGCAGCATCTCATTTTCGCCATGCCTTGATGTCAGTTGTTCAGAG CTCCTGCAGCCATGCATGGGATGCATTTCAGCTTGCACATGCTTCTTTTCGACTGTATTGTGCAAGGAACAATGATGTGGAAGGTATTGCGCGTGGGCCTTATCTACTTGGGGATGCTCCAAACATTAATACCTTCCCTCTAGAGAGTGAAATGGCAGAGGAAGAAGGTAGCTCTGAACATTTTCCAGACATAAAGATATATGATGAAGATGTGAACATGAAGCTTCTTATTTGTGGACCACCATCCACCCTG GATGCATGTTTATTGGGCTCATTAGAGGATGGTTTGAGTGCTCTTCTTAATATTGaa gTTCGATGGTGCATACTCCAGGACAGAGTCAG TGCTACTCCACCTCTCCATGTTGGAACTCTTCCACGCAGGGTGGTTACAATGCGTTGTGATATCACAACGTCCAGTTCATCACACATTTCACTGCTTGTTTCTGGTAATGTGCGAACTTTATTCGATGATcag CTTCTGGAAAACCgcattaaaaaagaaattattgaGAAGCGCCAGTTAGTTCGTGCTATCTTGGTTAGCGCGGATGGCAAGACTTCTTCAGCTGAGCCTTTGACTTCGATGTCTGTGGCTTGTGGTGCTTCTACTTTTGAGGTCTGGATGACCCTACCTAAGTGGGCAGCTCAG GTTTTGAAATATCTTGCTCAAGAGATCTCTTACAAAAGCCTGGTTGCACTGGGAATTGCTTGCATAAATGGTACTCCAGTTTGTTCGTTTGATAGACAAGATGTGGATCGGATTTTGTTTGGCGCAAACCAACATAATGATGAACCTGCTGTACACGGTCTGTATTCCCATCCGCCAAGATGGTCGGCAACCCTTGCTAAGGACAGGCTTAAGGGAAGTCAAGGGCCAAAACCAG cgAGGTGA